From a single Miscanthus floridulus cultivar M001 chromosome 8, ASM1932011v1, whole genome shotgun sequence genomic region:
- the LOC136474847 gene encoding transcription factor TCP14-like: MDVAGDGGGGRRPNFPLQLLEKKEEQPCSSSAAVGTSAGGNGNGSGAGGEVQVRKAAPKRSSTKDRHTKVEGRGRRIRMPALCAARVFQLTRELGHKTDGETIEWLLQQAEPAVIAATGTGTIPANFTSLNISLRSSGSSFSAPAHLRAALPSPAAAARFGRADAWDRVVGLGFPSEGPASSSSLPSPLLLNFHSGSVGLDVQPSPSAAAAAAADMSRKRRWEQEMQQQQQQQQQQQQAQQYQQQMAGYTQSQMPGTVWMVPSNNTQGGGAPSSGGSGGSGGGSGESIWTFPQMGSAAAGAAVYRGSVPSGLHFMNFPAPVALLPGQQLGLGPVGGSGGGGGGEGHIGILAALNAYRTQAATDPAASQGGGGGGGGGSGQQQHGGSRGDRHESMSTSDS, encoded by the coding sequence ATGGACGTCGCCGGTGACGGCGGAGGCGGCCGCCGCCCCAACTTCCCTCTGCAGCTCCTTGAGAAGAAAGAGGAGCAGCCGTGCTCCAGCTCGGCTGCGGTGGGCACGTCGGCGGGAGGCAACGGGAATGGATCGGGGGCCGGAGGTGAGGTGCAGGTGCGGAAGGCGGCGCCCAAGCGGAGCTCCACCAAGGACCGGCACACCAAGGTGGAAGGCAGGGGCCGTCGCATCCGGATGCCAGCGCTGTGTGCGGCCCGGGTGTTCCAGCTGACGCGAGAGCTCGGGCACAAGACGGACGGCGAGACCATCGAGTGGCTGCTACAGCAGGCCGAGCCTGCGGTGATCGCGGCCACCGGGACCGGCACCATCCCGGCCAACTTCACCTCCCTCAACATCTCCCTccgctcctcgggctcctcgttCTCTGCGCCGGCCCACCTCCGCGCCGCCTTGCCtagcccggccgccgccgcccggtTCGGCCGTGCTGACGCGTGGGACCGGGTTGTCGGCCTTGGCTTCCCTTCGGAgggcccggcctcgtcgtcgtcgttgccgtCCCCCTTGTTGCTTAACTTCCACTCCGGCAGCGTCGGTCTTGACGTGCAGCCGTCGCCgtctgccgccgccgcagcagccgccGATATGTCGAGGAAGAGGCGGTGGGAACAAGAaatgcagcaacagcagcagcagcagcaacagcagcagcaagcaCAGCAATATCAGCAGCAGATGGCGGGGTACACGCAGAGCCAAATGCCGGGCACCGTGTGGATGGTGCCGAGCAACAACACGCAGGGCGGTGGTGCACCTTCCAGCGGTGGCagtggcggcagcggcggaggcAGTGGCGAGTCCATCTGGACGTTCCCGCAGAtgggcagcgccgccgccggggcTGCCGTGTACCGGGGCAGCGTGCCGAGCGGGCTACATTTCATGAACTTCCCTGCACCGGTGGCGCTGCTTCCAGGGCAGCAACTGGGGCTCGGCCCCGtgggaggcagcggcggcggaggcggaggcgagggGCACATAGGGATCCTCGCCGCCCTCAATGCGTACCGGACACAGGCGGCAACGGATCCCGCGGCCAGCCagggcggaggaggaggtggaggaggcgggTCTGGCCAGCAGCAGCACGGTGGCAGCCGCGGCGACCGGCATGAGAGCATGAGCACCAGCGACTCGTAG